GGAATACTCACAAAAGATTTATAAACAATTAACAAAGCTTGTATTAAACAACCAGGGGCTAGACAGCATTGCCGGAACCCTTATGGAGATGATTAAAAAGCATGTAGTTATCCTGGATTTATTTTACAATCCAATTGTCCAGAACTTTACTTCAACTAAAGACCTTAAATTATTCTTTTGTCTTACCGAGGAAATAAAAAGCATTTCAAACCTGATAAGTGCCAAATCCCAATATGTTAGATTAAATAATGGTGATCAGGTTTATCTAGTTTCTATTACTACAGGGTCTGAGACTATGGGTTACTTATGTGTTTTAAATCCAGAGGATTCCCTGGAGGAAATGGATGCAATAGCAATAGAGCATGCAGCAACCCTGGCCGCCCTTGTAATGTTAAAGGAGATTGCAGTGAGAGAGACAGAAAATAGCTTAAGGGAGGATTTTCTAGAAGAAACATTGAAGGGAGTAAATCCGCCACAGATACTTGCAAAAAAGGCTGCCACCTTTGGTTACGATAAGAATAAGGGTTACCATTTGATCCTTTTTAATTTAACAAGTTGGGAGATAGTGGCTAATTGTAAAACTGAAAACCAATTGTTTAACCTAAAAAAGTATTTATTAACCTCTATTGAGCACTGTATTTCCAAGTACGGCCTTAGATACATGTATAAGTTCTCCCACGATAAAATACTGCTATTGCTCCAGGTAAGTAATGAAGATTTTCCCCTTGTTGAAAAAGCATCTCAAGAGATTATTGATATTATAAAAGCTAAGTATGGCAGCCATGGGATTGTGGCAGGTATAAGCAATTATTACAGCAAGCTTGAAAATCTAAACCTTGCATATCAAGAGGCATCCAGGGCAATAGAGTTGAGAGGAATAGCTAATAAAACGGTGACTTTATTTACAGATATTGAAATATACAATTTATTTTATGAAATTGCCCGCCAGGACTTTTCCCAAAGCTTTTTTAAAGAGAAGCTGGGCCTCTTAATAGATTATGATAAAAAGAATGGGTCCCAAATGGTGACAACCCTTGAACACTTTCTTGCCTGCAACTGTAATTTGCAGGAAACGTCAACAAGCCTGTATGTACATCGCCATACGTTAAGATATAGATTACAAAGAATAAAAGAAATTACAGGCCTAGATCCTTTAATACCGCAAGATAGACTAAAACTTCAAATGGCCCTAATGCTTTTAAAAGTAATATAATAGCAATTGGTGATAAAACCAAAGCAGTCACTCTAGAATGGCTGCTTTTGTTTTCTTTGGGATTTTTGAGCAAATAAAAAATAATCCATATATTTGGTAGGAAAATTAAATATTTTGTCAAATTGAATATAGGAATATATGAATTTGTTTTTGTGTTTGCTTAAAATGAGATGAAGACAGTGACCGGTGAAGAAACAAAGGGGGGTTGAAAATGAGTAAAGAAGAAAATGGACACTGGACGCACAGGGTTAAAAAGGATCTGGCACAAAGAGTTGTAGATATAATTCATAATATTACCAAGAACAACGTTCAATTCATGGGAAACGGCGGGGAAATAATAGCTACCACCCAACCAGAACGACTGGGAACTATACATGAAGGAGCAAAAAAGGTCATGTCTGGTATTAGTGATTTTGCTGCAATAACTGAAGAGGATGCAAAAAACATGACAGGGGTTTTACCAGGCTATACAGGTCCTATAGTTTTAGATGGAGAAAGAATTGCTTGTATTGGCATAACTGGAGATCCATTATTAGTTAAGCCTCTCCAGGAATTGGCTTCTGTAATCGTAGTTGAGGAAATAAAGAAATCCCAAATAAGCAGTTTGGTTCACAACCAGATACAAAACATCTCTGCAGTTATTCAAGAATTGACGGCAAGTGCTGAGGAAATAGCCTCTTATACAAAAGAGACAGAAAGCATTAGCCTTAAAGCCTTGGAAAAGTCTAACAATACAAATGAAATAATAGAAATAATCAGAACCATAGCCGACCAGACAAATCTACTAGGGCTAAACGCTGCAATTGAAGCTGCCAGGGCAGGTGAACATGGACGTGGCTTTAGCGTTGTAGCTGAGGAAGTAAGAAAGCTATCAACTAAATCCAAGGAATCAGTAAACAGCATAAACCAAACCATTATTGAAATCCAACGTGTAATAAATGATATATCAAGCATAGTCAAACAATCAGCTGAGATAACCGGACAGCAGTCCATGGCTTTACAGGGGCTTTCAGAAAGCATGGTAGGGATCCAAGAGGCAACAAATAAGTTGTTACAAAAGTAATAACCATTTATTTCCCACTTGCAAAGAATAGTAGTTAGTGGCGTTTAGACATGGGATAACATAGAATAGATAACAGGATATAAATAAAGGATAATAGTAGTCAATACCGAGCTTATATATGACTGTCTAAGAGGATGTGAATTGATGAGGAGATTTAGAGTTGGTATAGACGATTTAAGAAAGGTTTGTAAACCGGCTTCATTAGGCTTTAAAACCACAAAGGATGTAAAAACATTGGAAGGTATTATAGGTCAGGAAAGGGCAGTAAAGGCAATGAATTTTGGCCTGAGAGTAAACAATAAAGGATACAACATATACATGGCTGGAATAAACGGAACTGGAAAAACCAGCTATGCCAAGTCGCTGGCCTACAATGTAGCTTCTAAGGGGCAGGTGCCAAATGACATATGTTATGTATTTAACTTTAAGGAAATAGACAGGCCCATAATCATTGAAATTCCCCCTGGAACAGGAGAAAAGCTTGCTGCAAATATGGATGAATTAGTTGAAACTGTTAAAAAGGGGATTTCAAAGGCATTTACCGGCGAGGAATTCGATACCCAAAGAAGACTAATCAGAGATAAATATCAAAAGGATACCAGTGAATTATTACAGGAGTTGGATAAAATAGGCAAGGAAAAGGGCTTTGTTGTACGTCAAACATCCAAGGGTCTAGTTAGTGTTCCATTGGTGGATGGTAAGCCTGTAGACCAGATGGAAGAAGAATTAATAACTGAGGAAATTACAAAGGAAATTCAAGAAAAAATTCCAGAAATGCAAAAGCTCCTGGACGAAGTAACAAGAAAAATAAAGGTATTAGAGAAGGAAGCTTCTATGGAGCTTGTCTCCATAGAAAAAAAGATTGCCATGGCAGTAATTAAGCCCGAAATAGATATGGTGAGAGAAAAGTATAAGGATTATCTGAAGATACAAGTTTATTTAGACAATGTTGAAAAGGATATGGCAGATCACTTAAATGTCTTTAAGATAAAAGAGGAGGATCAATCACTAAATCCCTTATTACCCCTGCAGATGGAAAGCCATTTGAGCAGATATAAGGTTAATCTATTTGTAAATAATGCTAACCAGGAAGGGGCACCTGTAGTATGTGAAACCAATCCCAACTATTACAATCTATTTGGGAAGGTTGAAGGCAAGGCTAACATAGGCGGAATAAGCACAGACTTTTCCATGATAAAGTGTGGTTCTATACATAAAGCTAATGGAGGTTATCTTATAATACATGCCAAGGAGCTTCTAAAAGATCCCTTTGCCTGGGACGCCTTAAAGAGAACCCTGAAAAATCAGGAATCAGTAATTGAAAACATTGGAGAGCAATTCAAAATATTTCCAACTGCCACCATCAAGCCGGAAGCAGTACCTATTAATGTAAAAGTTATTCTCATTGGAAGCTCGTACATTCAGCAGCTGCTGTACAACTATGATGAGGATTTTAGCAAGCTCTTTAAAATTATTGCCCAATTTGATACTTCCATGGAAAGAAATAAGGATAATATACTCATGTTCTCCCAGTTCGTGAGTTCAGTATGCCAACTGGAGAAACTTAAGGAGTTTGACAAAACAGCCGTTGCCAGGATCATTGAGTTCAGCTCGAGATTAGCAGGCCACCAGAAAAGGCTTTCAACAAGATTTAATGAAATTGTTGAAATTGTCTATGAGGCAAGTGCATGGGCTGAAATAGAACAGAGCCAGGTTGTAAGCTCAACCCATGTGGAAAGGGCAATAGAGGAAAAAATTAATAGGGCAAACCTGCTTGAGGAAAAAATTCAGGAAAACATAATTGAAGGACAAATTCTTATTGAAACAGAAGGTGAGGTTGTTGGTCAGATAAACGGCCTTTCTGTATATAATCTAGGGGATTATTCCTTTGGAAAACCTTCAAAAATTACAGCCAGGGTATTTAAAGGAAAGAAGGGTCTTATAAATATTGAACGTGAAGCGAAAATGAGCGGAAAGATTCATGATAAGGGCGTTCTTATTCTCTCAGGATATATAGGTGGCAGGTATGCAAGAAAATCACCCCTGAGTATTAGTGCAAGCATTTGTTTTGAACAAAGCTATGGTGGTGTTGATGGGGATAGTGCTTCCTGTGCTGAGTTGGTTGTGCTTCTCTCAGCTCTTACTGATATTCCAGTTAGACAGGATCTGGCTATAACCGGAGCAATGAATCAAAGAGGCCAGGTTCAGCCAATTGGTGGTGTAAATCAAAAGATAGAGGGCTTCTATGAGCTGTGTAAAGAACGAGGTCTTACTAAAACCCAGGGAGTAATAATTCCAAAGCAAAATATCGTTAATCTAATGCTGAGTAAAGAGCTTGTAAAGGACTGTAAGGCAGGCAAATTTCACATCTACTCTTTTTCCCATGTAGATGAAGCCATAGAACTCTTAACCGGATTTTCTCCAGAAGAATTTTTTGAAAGGGTGCAAACAAAACTTGAGGAATTTGCCGGGGACCAGGATATTGATTAAATTAAGGGCCCTTATGCATCCACTTTGAAAGCATAAGGGCTCTAATACTATTGAGACTGTAGGGTGATCTCATTAATATATACATTTGATGTGTTAGGGCTATTCTCGTCAGATATTGAAGCCTTGATAGGAATTCTAAGCTGAACTGTGGTTCCTTGATCGGAACTTGAACAAATTCTCAACCCATAGCTTGGTCCATAAAGACTAATTAGTCTTTCGTGTACATTACTTAAGCCTACCCCATTTCCAGACCCATAACCTGGCTGAAGAACCAGGTGAATTTTTTCTTCGGGAATGCCAACACCGTCATCAGATACCATCATTACTAGAGTATCTTCCACCATACTGGCGGAAATCTTTAAGGTTCCTCCACCCACCTTGGGGGTTATCCCATGCTTTACAGCATTTTCCACAATGGGCTGAAGGCTGAGAAAGGGTATTTTTGTATCAAGCAGGCAATCGTCAATATCCTGGACGATTTTTAGTGAATCCTCAAAGCGAGCTTTTTCCAGTGTTAAATAAGTGTGAATGCACTCTAGTTCTTCCCCAAGGGTTATATAGTGTCCTCGTCTTCTGAGAGTTTGCCTGAAAAAGTCAGCCAGATGGATTAGAAGCTGCCTAGCCTTTTCAGGATTGGTTCGACTGTAAAGGACAATGGTATTAATTGTATTGAAAAAGAAGTGTGGATTAATTTGTGCATGTAAAGCATCAAGTCTGGCTTTAGTTAGAAGCTGAGACTGTCTGTCAAGCTCAGCTAATTCAGTTTGCATACTTAATAACTGTCCGATGCCCAAGGCAAGTCTAACTGATTGATCGGGAAGGGGGCCTGGACGAGTATCATATAGCTTTAGTGTCCCTATGACCTTGCCCTTAACCTTAAGGGGCACTATTATGGCTGCACCCAGGGGACAGCTGCAGTCCTTAACGGGACAGTTAAATCCTTCCGAGGTTTCAATAACCTTATATTTCCCGGTTTTTAAAACCTCTTTGGTAGCTGATGTAACTATGGGATCTCCAGGACGGTGCCTTTCGCATCCTACACCCAGAAAAGCCAGGATTTTTTCCTTGTCAGTTATAGCAACAGCCGGCAGCTGGCTGATCTTTTTTATAATTTCAGCCGTATTTTGGGCGGTGTTTTCGTCTAAACCATGCCGTAAGTAGGGGAGTGTCTCGTGGGCGATAAAAAGGCTTGTATTTGTGGCCTGCCTGTTTTCATCTTGACTTTTTGACGGCTTTGTGTATAACTTTAGTATTAACCAGAAGAAAGTAACGTTAGCAGGAATCAAAAGAAATGCCTTCAAAGCTACCTCCAGGGGAGCTGCTAGGAGAAACAGCCCTTCTAACAGGGAAAAAATTATAACACATAAAAAGATTAAGGTTTTGGACATTAAGGTTCCTCCACAACATGAATAGTTACATGAATAGTTAATTGTTATTGTCTCATAATTCTACTTTTTGTCAATCAACTCCTGCAAAATAAAAGATTTAAGAAGGAATTACCAGGATAATGTTGAAAATGATAGTGTGTAATATTTAAGCTTCACATATATAGTAAAGGAGAGAAGGTTTAGGTGGTAAAGGGAATAGGTACCGATATTGTTAGTATAGTAAGGATTAAAAGCTCCATAGCAAAATTCAAGGAAAAGTTCCAAAATAAGATATTTACCATGGATGAATGGAATTACTGCTGGAACAAAAAGAATCCCTATCCTTCCCTGGCTGCACGTTTTGCCGCCAAGGAGGCAGTATTAAAAGCCTTAGGAACAGGCAAGGGTAAGATAAAGTGGTTGGATATTGAGATCAAATTAGATCCTAAAGGTAAACCTGGTATTAACCTGTCTGGGTTGGCTGCTGAGACAGCAAGATCCCAATATATTAGCAATTTTAATTTAAGCCTGTCACATTGCTCTGAATATGCGGTAGCCTTTGTTGTAGCCGAATAGGGGGAGAAAAAGTGAAACTTGTTACTTCTACTGAGATGATAAATATAGATAGTACTGCAATAAGTAAATATGCTATACCTGGAATTGTATTGATGGAAAATGCAGGTTTGGCCGTGGTAAAGAAGATAGCTCAGATTTTTGGACATGACCTAGGCAGAAAGAGAATCATGATTTTTTGCGGTAAGGGCAATAATGGTGGAGACGGAATGGTCATTGCCAGACATCTTATCAATAAGGGTGTGGAAGTAAAGGTCTATTTATTGTGCAGTCCAGCAGAGATTAAAGGTGATGCAGCAGCAAATCTCACAATCCTACAATCCATGGGAGCCAAGATATATCCAATTATCAATGATAAAGATCTGCATAGGGTAGAAATATCCATGATGTATGCCGATTTAATTGTAGATGCTATTTTTGGTACTGGACTTAAGGGCGAACCCAGGGGCATAGCTGCAAAGCTTATCAAGCTCATAAACGAATCCAGGAGATTAACACTAAGTGCAGATGTGCCGTCTGGCCTGGAAGCTGATACTGGAAAGGTACATGGTGAGTGTATTAATGCCAATCATACCATTACCTTTGGTTTGGCCAAGATTGGTATATTTATTGAACCGGGGTGCAGGTATAGTGGAGAGATAGAAGTGGCTGACATATCCCTGCCACGACAGCTTTTAAATAGTCATACTTTAAATCGGGAATTAATAACTAAAGAATGGGTTAAGAGCAAGCTTTCAAAACGGGACCATAATACCCATAAAGGCACTTATGGTCACGTTCTAGTATTAGGAGGCTCACCTGGGATGACAGGTGCCGTTTATTTGGCAGCCACAGGAGCCTTAAGGGCTGGTGCCGGCCTTGTTACTGCGGCGGTACCCCGATCTCTAAATCCTATTCTTGAACAAAAGCTTACTGAGGTTATGACACGACCGCTGCCTGAGAGTGAAAAGGGCCTCCTTGGCAGAGATTCTCTGGAACCTATTTTAGATGTGGCTGAAAAAGCAGATACTATAGTTATAGGTCCTGGAATGGGTGTTTCTGCTGAAGGGGAAACATTATTAAAGGAGCTATTGCCCCAATTAAAAATTCCTGTAATCCTGGATGCTGACGGTTTAAACCTTTTTAATAAAATAATAAGGGACAAAAAGGAATTTTTTAAGCAAGTACAAACAGGTATGATTTTCACACCCCACCCAGGTGAAATGGCCAGACTATGCAAATTAGACAGCCAGGAGGTACAAAAAGACCGCCTCTCAATTGCAGAGGGTTATGCCAAAGAGTGGGGCGTCACCCTTGTACTCAAGGGCTCTAAAACCATTATTGCCTCGCCAAGGGGTAGAACCTATCTAAACATTAATGGAAATCCAGGTATGGCCACAGGTGGTTCTGGGGATGTTCTGGCAGGTATAATAGGAGCACTTCTAGCCCAGAAACTTGACATTGAAGCAGCGGCCTCTGTTGGTGTCTTTCTCCACGGATATGCAGGGGATAGGGCAGCAGAACAATTAGGTGAATACTCGTTGACGGCAATGGATATTATTGATTATCTCCCATGTGTATTAAGAGAATTAACTGAGGGTGAATAAATTTGCGACCAGCAAAAGCTGAAATAAATCTTAATAATCTTGCTCACAACGTTAGGGAATTAAGAAAACTGTCAAATTCAAGGCACTTCATGGCTGTTGTAAAGGCTGATGGTTATGGACATGGAGCTGTACAGGTTGCTGGAACAGCCCTGGAAAGCGGTGCTGATAATTTGGGAGTTGCTGCAATACAAGAAGGTATAGAGCTTAGAGAGGCTGGAGTAAAGGCCCCCATACTGATCTTTGGATGGACTCCCCATGAGTATGGAGATGTCCTTGTAAGATACGATCTTACCCAGACAGTGTTTTCCATGGAACAGGCTGAGCAGCTTTCCAAGGTCTCAAAACGTATTGGAGAAAAAATAAATATCCACTTGAAGATAGATACAGGTATGAACAGGCTTGGATTTCAAGCCACTGAAAAGTCAGCTGACGAGATAAAAAAGATTTTTGCCGCAGGGGGCTTAAGAGTACTGGGAGCCTTTACTCATTTTGCTGAGGCAGACAACAGATTCTCAGACTTTACTTCAATCCAGTTTAATCTATTTAAAGCCTTTATTTCAGAGCTAGAAAGTCAAGGTTTGGAATTTCCTGTTAAGCATTGTGCCAATAGTGCTGCCATTATTGATTATCCTGATACACATCTGGATATGGTCAGGGCGGGAATAAGTATATACGGGCTGTATCCTGATTTAATCATGAAGGATAGGATAGTGCTAAAGCCTGTCATGAGATTCCTGGCCAGGATTGCTCATATAAAGGATATTAGCAAGGGTGAAACGGTAAGTTATGGCAGAACTTTTAAAGCACAAGAAAATAAGAGGATAGCAACTATTCCCATTGGCTATGCCGATGGATATAATCGCTTGTTATCGAATAAAGGTAAGGTTATAATAAATAATAGTTTTGCTCCAGTTGTGGGAAGAGTCTGCATGGATCAATTCATGGTAGATATAACCCATGTTCCGCAAAGTATACGGCCAGGTGATGAAGTCATTCTTTTTGGAGCAGATGATAAAGGGCTAGAGGTTAGTGTAGATGAAATTGCCCAAATTACGGGAACCATAAACTATGAGATAGTCTGCATGGTCAGTAAAAGGGTACCAAGGATATATAAGACATAGGGACGGTCTTTTGTCTTATTTTCAAGTGTGATAAGGGGGACATGCTTATCACTGCAATAAAATGATATTTACTGCCGTATATATTTACAAAATTGGGAAACAAATATATAGGAGAGAACAATATGGAACTGCTAAAAGCAAAAATATTAGAAGAAGGTCATGTTTTATCGGCAAATATTTTAAAGGTAGATTCTTTTCTAAACCATCAAATGGATCCTGTTTTAATGTATAAAATTGGCCAGGAGTTTGCAGAAAGATTTAATGGCGAGAAAGTCACTAAGGTTTTAACTGTTGAAGCATCAGGTATTGCAGCAGCATTAATGACTGGTCTTGTATTGGAAGTGCCTGTCCTTTTTGCCAAGAAAAAAAAGCCTTCAACCATGAGTGAAGCCTTTTTTACCGGCCGAATACATTCCTATACCAAAAACGAAACTGTTGACATAGTTGTAGCTAAAAAGTATTTAAAGATGGAAGATAGAGTATTGATTATTGATGACTTTTTAGCTACAGGGGAAGCAGCCAGGGGTATGATTGAAATTGTCCATCAGGCAGGCTGTCATTTAGTTGGTGTTGGTATATGTATTGAAAAATCCTTCCAGGAAGGTGGAAGACAATTAAGGGAGCTAGGGGTGAGGGTTGAAACACTAGTAAGTATAAATGCATTGAATGATGGAAAAATTGACTTTGAATAGAATTATTGTTATTATTTGTCCTTGAACACATATAGCATAAAGGATATAATATAGTATAGCATATGCGCGGAAGTATTGTTGCAGGGGGTGCCCTTATTGTCTCGTGTCAAAAGGATTATGATAAGTATACCAGAAAACCTATTAAAGGAAGTAGATGGATTAGCTAATAGAGAAAAAAGAAATCGCAGCGAATTCATTAGGGAAGCTATGAAGTTATATATATCTGAACAAAATAAAAGGAATATTAGGGAGCAGATGAAAAAGGGTTATCAGGAGATGGCCCAGATTAATCTATGTTTAGCTGTGGAAAATTACGAGGTAGAAAATGAAGCACAGGAATATTATGAAGAGAAACTAGCGGAGTGTAAATAGAATGCATGTAAGAAGAGGAGATATTTTTTATGCCCAATTAAATCCAGTTGTTGGTTCTGAACAAGGGGGAACAAGACCTGTGCTTATCATTCAAAATGATATTGGAAACCAGTACAGTCCCACCACCATTGTTTTAGCAATCACTTCACAGATTTCCAAGGCAAAACTGCCAACTCACATTGAAATGCCAAGTAGTAAAAGTGGTCTTGAAAAAAACTCTGTTATCCTGGCAGAACAAATACGCACAATTGATAAAAGTCGATTAAAGCACAAGGTGGCTTATTTGGATGAGGAGTTTATGATTAAGGTGGATAAAGCTCTTGAAATAAGCTTGGGCTTAACGGAGATCTAAAAGTTTTTTCATGTCTACTTGATGTAGGCATTTTTATTTTCCCATTAGAATATGTAATGAAGCAAGGGGGGATAAAAATGGCTGCACCAAAAATTGGGATTACCTGTGGTGAAGATGTCAAAGAGGGCAAGGTTTTTTTAACAAATTACTATTTAAGATGTGTACAACGGGCGGGGGGCATCCCCTGGTTAATTCCATCAATAGAAAAGAATATAAGTGACTATTTGTCTAACCTGGACGGGATAATATTATCAGGAGGAGTTGATGTTGACCCATTATATTTTGGTGAAGAACCAATAATTGGAATGGGTGAAATAACGCCAGGGAGAGATAACTTTGAAATTAAACTGACACAAGCAGCAATCATCTTAGACGTGCCAATTCTAGCAATTTGCAGGGGTGTTCAGGTATTAAATATTGCCCTGGGAGGTAATATATATCAAGATATATTATCCCAGGTGCCAGGTGTATATAAACATACACAATATGCTCCCAAATGGTACCCAACCCATACTATACATATAATTCGAGACTCAATTCTAGAAGGCATATTTAAATCAGAGACAGCTAGGGTTAACTCATTTCATCACCAGGCTGTAAGCAGCCTGGCAGATGGCATAGTATCCATTGCCAGTACTTCAGATGGGATTGTTGAGGCCATTACAATGCCAAATAAAAAGTTTGTGTTAGGTGTACAGTGGCACCCTGAATGTATGGCAGACAGATTTCAGGATCAGCAGCAGATATTTAATGAATTTGTTAAAGCCTCCACTAGATAATGGTTATACAATATACATCAAGAGTAATGATAGAATATATGAAAGAAGGTGATATTTTGCTGGCATTGACAAATGGACGTATCATTACAGTTACAGGCCCTGTATATGAAAAAGGGACAATAGTAGCTGACGGTGATAAAATAAGCAGGGTGGGTTTGACCACTGACGTTCAAATACCATCAGGAAGCAGGGTTCTGGACCTTGCTGGAAAAACAGTTGTCCCCGGCTTCATTGAAAGCCACTGCCATGTAGGCATAATGGAAGAGGTGTATAGAATAGAGGGTGATGACTTAAATGAGACATCCAATCCAGTTACCCCTACTTTAAGGGCAATAGATGCAGTTTATCCCGGAGACCTGGCCTTTAAGGATGCCCTTGAGGCCGGAGTTACTACCATACACACCCTGCCTGGGAGTGCCAATGTAATTGGCGGCATCACACTTATAATGAAGACTCACGGACTGGTTATTGACAACATGGCAGTAAACCCCTGTGCCGGTCTTAAGGTGGCATTTGGTGAAAACCCAAAGCGGATATATGGAGACCAATCAAAAATGCCAAAAACACGAATGGCTACTGCAGCCATGCTGAGAGAACAAATGGTTAAAGCAATGAGCTACAGGGATAAAAACCAAAAGGCCAAATGTGATCCAGACAAGAAGCCTGAGAGGGACCTGGCCATGGAGGCGCTAGGCATGGTTCTAGATGGTACAATTCCCTTGAGAGCCCATGCCCATAGAACAGATGATATTATGACTGCAATTCGTATTGCAGAGGAATTTAAAGTTAAAATTATTATTGAGCATGGTACTGAGGCCCATTTAATAGCAGATGAGATTGCCGACAGAAGCATTCCTGTAGTTACCGGACCCAGCTTTACATCAAGAGCCAAGGTGGAGCTTGGACAAAGGACCTTTGAGACCCCCGGCATTTTATCCAGAAGGGGAGTCAAGGTAGCAATCATGACAGATCATCCTGTTATTCCCATTAATTATCTGCCACTTTGTGCTGCCCTGGCTGTTAAGGCAGGCATGGATTATGATGAGGCGTTAAAAGCCATAACAATAAATGCCGCGGAAATTCTTGGCATATCCAACAGGGTTGGGAGCATAGAGGAGGGCAAGGATGCGGACCTGGTTATTATGGACGGTGACCCACTAGAAATAAAAACAAAAGTCCTTGAAGTATTTATTAATGGTAACTCAGTGTACCAAAACAACTAGATTATTAGTATAAGGCCCACTGCCATGGTGGGTTTTCATTACTTTTTCCTTTACTTTGGCAATGGCCATTGGATATTATATGAGGTAGTGGAGGAGGCTCGGATCAATGATGGCTTTTCATGTTAATAATGAGACACAAACTTTAAAGCTGGGACAAGTTATTGGGCAAAACATGGTCCCAGGCATGGTAATTTGCCTCAAGGGTGATCTGGGTGCGGGAAAAACAACCCTGACCAGGGGAATTGTTAAGGGAGCCGGTATTGACAGCCATGTCACAAGTCCTACCTTTACAATTATCAATGAATATGAGGGTAAGTACAAGCTATATCATATTGATACTTATAGAATAGAAAGCCTGGATGAGATGATTGATCTGGGAGTTGAAGATTATCTTCCGGCAGGGGATGGAGTAACAGTAATTGAGTGGCCCGAGCTTATTGAGGATCTGCTCCCTGAAGATAGACTTATTTTAAATATTGTGCCTGAGGGAGTTCATGAAAGAAAGATTACAGTGCAAATACATGGGAAGAGCACTTCCTATGAAAAGCTTTTACAGGAGTTGAAAAACCATGATAGTATTGGGAATTGATAGCTCTACTCAAGTAAACACTATTGCCCTACTTCAAGACGGACAATTGCTTTGTGAAGCAATCTTAAATACCCGCAAAAACCATTCCCAGAGGCTTATGCCCATGATAGATATACTCCTAAAGGAGGCAGGGCTGACAATAGAAAATGTAGATGGTGTGGCTGTTTCCTCAGGTCCTGGCTCCTTTACAGGTTTAAGAATTGGAATGACAACAGGCAAGGCACTTGCCTGGTCTCGAAATAAGCCCCTGGTTGGCATTCCCAGCCTTGATGGAGTAGCATTTAACGCCCAGGGAGTAACAGGAACTATCTGCCCAATATTAAATGCCAAACGTAACGAAGTATATACTGCCCTCTATAAAATGGTCAAGGGAGAACTGCAAAGAATTTCTGATTACATGGCAGTGGAACCCCTAGAACTAATAAAGAGATTACAAAATCAGAGCCAGGTTACCCTATTGGGAGATGGAATTGAG
The DNA window shown above is from Desulfitibacter alkalitolerans DSM 16504 and carries:
- a CDS encoding bifunctional ADP-dependent NAD(P)H-hydrate dehydratase/NAD(P)H-hydrate epimerase, yielding MKLVTSTEMINIDSTAISKYAIPGIVLMENAGLAVVKKIAQIFGHDLGRKRIMIFCGKGNNGGDGMVIARHLINKGVEVKVYLLCSPAEIKGDAAANLTILQSMGAKIYPIINDKDLHRVEISMMYADLIVDAIFGTGLKGEPRGIAAKLIKLINESRRLTLSADVPSGLEADTGKVHGECINANHTITFGLAKIGIFIEPGCRYSGEIEVADISLPRQLLNSHTLNRELITKEWVKSKLSKRDHNTHKGTYGHVLVLGGSPGMTGAVYLAATGALRAGAGLVTAAVPRSLNPILEQKLTEVMTRPLPESEKGLLGRDSLEPILDVAEKADTIVIGPGMGVSAEGETLLKELLPQLKIPVILDADGLNLFNKIIRDKKEFFKQVQTGMIFTPHPGEMARLCKLDSQEVQKDRLSIAEGYAKEWGVTLVLKGSKTIIASPRGRTYLNINGNPGMATGGSGDVLAGIIGALLAQKLDIEAAASVGVFLHGYAGDRAAEQLGEYSLTAMDIIDYLPCVLRELTEGE
- a CDS encoding ribbon-helix-helix protein, CopG family, with protein sequence MSRVKRIMISIPENLLKEVDGLANREKRNRSEFIREAMKLYISEQNKRNIREQMKKGYQEMAQINLCLAVENYEVENEAQEYYEEKLAECK
- a CDS encoding xanthine phosphoribosyltransferase; this encodes MELLKAKILEEGHVLSANILKVDSFLNHQMDPVLMYKIGQEFAERFNGEKVTKVLTVEASGIAAALMTGLVLEVPVLFAKKKKPSTMSEAFFTGRIHSYTKNETVDIVVAKKYLKMEDRVLIIDDFLATGEAARGMIEIVHQAGCHLVGVGICIEKSFQEGGRQLRELGVRVETLVSINALNDGKIDFE
- a CDS encoding gamma-glutamyl-gamma-aminobutyrate hydrolase family protein gives rise to the protein MAAPKIGITCGEDVKEGKVFLTNYYLRCVQRAGGIPWLIPSIEKNISDYLSNLDGIILSGGVDVDPLYFGEEPIIGMGEITPGRDNFEIKLTQAAIILDVPILAICRGVQVLNIALGGNIYQDILSQVPGVYKHTQYAPKWYPTHTIHIIRDSILEGIFKSETARVNSFHHQAVSSLADGIVSIASTSDGIVEAITMPNKKFVLGVQWHPECMADRFQDQQQIFNEFVKASTR
- the alr gene encoding alanine racemase, whose translation is MRPAKAEINLNNLAHNVRELRKLSNSRHFMAVVKADGYGHGAVQVAGTALESGADNLGVAAIQEGIELREAGVKAPILIFGWTPHEYGDVLVRYDLTQTVFSMEQAEQLSKVSKRIGEKINIHLKIDTGMNRLGFQATEKSADEIKKIFAAGGLRVLGAFTHFAEADNRFSDFTSIQFNLFKAFISELESQGLEFPVKHCANSAAIIDYPDTHLDMVRAGISIYGLYPDLIMKDRIVLKPVMRFLARIAHIKDISKGETVSYGRTFKAQENKRIATIPIGYADGYNRLLSNKGKVIINNSFAPVVGRVCMDQFMVDITHVPQSIRPGDEVILFGADDKGLEVSVDEIAQITGTINYEIVCMVSKRVPRIYKT
- a CDS encoding type II toxin-antitoxin system PemK/MazF family toxin, with translation MHVRRGDIFYAQLNPVVGSEQGGTRPVLIIQNDIGNQYSPTTIVLAITSQISKAKLPTHIEMPSSKSGLEKNSVILAEQIRTIDKSRLKHKVAYLDEEFMIKVDKALEISLGLTEI